The genomic region CAACGGCTCAGCTAAAGTTCGGAATCCCAGCAGGGTGGAAAACACCGCGCCAACGGTGCCACCTGAGAGCTGGGTTGTTGAGAAAATCGCAGGAGCGAGATATGCAACCTTCGCAATCGTCTACCCCTACTGGGATTCCTACATCGGCGCTACAGCAGCGCCGATCTAGGGTCCAATGTATCACTGATTCGCTCGCAGTCAAGGCGGGATGTGGTGACTGTTTTCAGCTGTGCGGTGAGCGTTTGAGGTCGTCATTTGACGATAGAGGCTACACGATCTTGGAACGGGCAGTGCCTAATGACCTTGAGTTCAGTGCCCTATATGATGACTACAAGGATGCCTTTCACTCCGAAAGTGGCAGCGACACTGCCAGAGAGTTGAACGATGAGGTATCTGCGTGGACGTCACTCGCGTCGAACGCCGTTGCCTACTCTGGGGCACCGTTTGGCTTCAGGGATCGACGCGAGCGAACCGACAAGGAAGAAAAGTCTTACTTTCAGTACGCGTCCCCGCTTGGAAGCTTTCTCAGGAGCGTACGCGGAGGTGTCTTTGATCGGTCGTTCGCCCTTCGCGCGCTAACCCGGAGACTGGACGAACTTGTAACACACGCAGACCGAGCGTTCGTCAGCGTACTTTCATCGTTAGCTTCGGTCTATCCAGAACTCAGGAACTTCCATCACTTGATCGATGCTAGGTCAGTGATGATCAAGGTCCTGGCATATTTCCCCAGTGAAGATTGGGCGACTGGCAAGCACTTTGACAAGTCGTTGCTCACCTTGGTGATGCATGCCACAGACGTCAAATCGGACAAGTTCGTGATTGGCCCGTTCAGTCAAGACGGGACTAGTAAGTTTCTTGAAACGCCTGATCGTTACGTTAGTGACCGGACAAAGCCCGGCAAGGCCCTCATCTTCCCGGGCATGATGTGGGAGAAGTTGGGTGTTCCTTCACTAAAGCCCTCGCCACACGCTGTTATGCCGCACCGAGGGCCTGGGATCAGGTTCAGCGTCATTGCGTTTCTTCTTGCTCCGAACCTGAACTTGAGAGATCTGTTTAGCCGCAGTGCTTAATCTATGCTTGAACGAAACAAGGCCCTTACCCACCGGTAAGGGCCTTGTCATGCGAATTTGGATCAAGAAAGCGACTGATTTACGCAGATGACAACTTCAGGAAGTCGGCCCAGCTTTTCAATAGCAGTCCACGTTTCTGCAGTCGATCAGAACGTAGATAGGCTCTCGCCACTTCGCCCTCCACCGAATGACCCAGAACAGCCTCAGCTACCTCAAATGGAGCGTCAGCAACATCCTCGGCCCATGTTCGAAAAGTCGCACGAAATCCATGTGGACGGTAGGGGAGGCCATCCCTCTCCATCAACCTGGACATGGTCGCATCCGACATTGCCAGGCCGTTCGGTGATGGGAAAAGCAGTTCGCTGACCTGAAGAGCCATGGCTTCAGCAATGAAGCGCTTTGCTTCATCTCCCAGCGGAACACGATGCTCACGGTTTGTCTTTGTGACCTCTGCAGGTATCGCCAGAACATCCTCAGTTATCATTGTATGGGTAGCGAAACGGA from Tabrizicola piscis harbors:
- a CDS encoding tyrosine-type recombinase/integrase, yielding MKVRALLGKQRHVSAHIPSMPYVEAPSYYAYLVGREGHMSVLALRFAMVTVLRTSEIRFATHTMITEDVLAIPAEVTKTNREHRVPLGDEAKRFIAEAMALQVSELLFPSPNGLAMSDATMSRLMERDGLPYRPHGFRATFRTWAEDVADAPFEVAEAVLGHSVEGEVARAYLRSDRLQKRGLLLKSWADFLKLSSA